Proteins encoded in a region of the Rutidosis leptorrhynchoides isolate AG116_Rl617_1_P2 chromosome 9, CSIRO_AGI_Rlap_v1, whole genome shotgun sequence genome:
- the LOC139865625 gene encoding NADH dehydrogenase [ubiquinone] flavoprotein 1, mitochondrial — MAPMKGIFSLQRAALLRRQNGSFGLGSRLLSTQSATTGTTPQAPPPPPPPEKTHFGGLKDEDRIFTNLYGIHDPFLKGAMKRGDWHRTKDLVIKGSDWIVNEMKKSGLRGRGGAGFPSGLKWSFMPKVSDGRPSYLVVNADESEPGTCKDREIMRNDPHKLLEGCLIAGVGMRATAAYIYIRGEYVNERLNLEKARKEAYAAGLLGKNACGSGYDFDVHIHFGAGAYICGEETALLESLEGKQGKPRLKPPFPANAGLYGCPTTVTNVETVAVSPTILRRGPEWFSSFGRKNNSGTKLFCISGHVNKPCTVEEEMSISLKELLERHCGGVRGGWDNLLAVIPGGSSVPLLPKHVCEDVLMDFDALKAVQSGLGTAAVIVMDKSTDVVDAIARLSYFYKHESCGQCTPCREGTGWLWMIMERMKVGNAKLEEIDMLQEVTKQIEGHTICALGDAAAWPVQGLIRHFRPEMERRIKERADRELLQAAA; from the coding sequence GCACCCATGAAGGGCATCTTTTCACTGCAGCGGGCTGCTTTATTGAGACGTCAAAATGGGAGTTTCGGGCTAGGTTCTAGATTGCTTAGCACTCAGTCTGCAACAACTGGTACTACACCGCAAGCTCCCCCACCACCGCCACCTCCTGAGAAAACTCACTTTGGTGGCTTAAAAGATGAAGACCGAATTTTCACTAACCTTTATGGTATTCATGACCCATTTCTCAAAGGTGCAATGAAACGTGGTGATTGGCATAGAACTAAAGATTTAGTGATCAAGGGTTCTGATTGGATAGTAAACGAAATGAAAAAATCCGGCCTTCGTGGACGTGGTGGTGCTGGTTTCCCATCTGGTCTCAAATGGTCTTTTATGCCTAAGGTATCCGATGGTCGTCCATCATATCTTGTTGTTAATGCTGATGAAAGTGAACCTGGAACATGTAAGGATCGtgaaatcatgcgtaacgatccacaTAAATTGTTAGAAGGATGTTTAATTGCTGGAGTTGGTATGCGTGCAACTGCTGCGTATATCTACATTAGAGGTGAGTATGTTAATGAACGCCTTAACCTAGAAAAGGCTAGAAAAGAAGCTTATGCAGCTGGATTACTAGGGAAAAACGCGTGTGGGTCCGGTTATGATTTCGATGTGCATATCCATTTTGGTGCTGGTGCTTACATTTGTGGTGAAGAAACAGCACTTTTGGAAAGCCTTGAAGGTAAACAAGGTAAACCTAGATTGAAACCGCCTTTCCCTGCTAACGCAGGTCTTTACGGGTGTCCGACAACCGTTACAAATGTTGAAACGGTAGCAGTATCTCCTACTATACTAAGACGTGGGCCCGAGTGGTTCTCTAGCTTTGGTAGAAAGAACAATTCAGGTACAAAACTGTTTTGCATATCTGGTCATGTTAACAAGCCTTGCACAGTTGAAGAGGAAATGAGTATATCGTTGAAGGAGCTGCTAGAAAGGCATTGCGGTGGTGTTAGAGGCGGTTGGGACAATTTACTGGCGGTAATACCTGGCGGTTCGAGTGTACCGTTGCTTCCAAAACATGTTTGTGAAGATGTTTTGATGGATTTTGATGCACTTAAAGCTGTTCAATCTGGATTAGGGACTGCTGCTGTTATTGTGATGGATAAATCGACTGATGTTGTGGATGCAATTGCAAGGTTGTCTTATTTTTATAAGCATGAGAGttgtggtcagtgtacaccgtgTAGGGAAGGTACTGGTTGGTTATGGATGATTATGGAAAGGATgaaagttgggaatgcaaagttgGAGGAGATTGATATGTTGCAAGAGGTGACTAAGCAGATCGAAGGGCACACGATTTGTGCGTTGGGTGATGCAGCTGCTTGGCCTGTTCAAGGGCTTATTAGGCATTTTAGGCCTGAAATGGAGAGGAGGATTAAGGAACGTGCTGATCGTGAGTTGCTTCAGGCAGCTGCTTGA